Proteins encoded within one genomic window of Actinoplanes octamycinicus:
- a CDS encoding ABC transporter ATP-binding protein, which produces MTDIKAQLDVLPGVDPRAPLLEVTDLHVEFRTQYGVAKAVNGANFRLAPGESLAILGESGCGKSVTAQAIMGILDTPPGYVTQGEINYRGVDLLKLKEEDRRKVRANKIAMIFQDALSALNPVYTVGFQLSELFRKHRGMSRADAKKRSIDLLEQVKIPAARTRVDDYPHQFSGGMRQRVMIAMALALDPEVLIADEPTTALDVTVQAQIMGLLADLQRQRNMGLILITHDMGVVADVADRISVMYAGKVVEEAGVYDIYSRPAHPYTKALLESIPRLDMKGQQLSVIRGLPPALTDIPRGCAFNPRCAYARDACRQDPPPPAYAVAPHRTARCHFFREVIGE; this is translated from the coding sequence GTGACTGATATCAAGGCGCAACTGGACGTCCTACCGGGCGTCGACCCGCGCGCACCTCTGCTCGAAGTGACCGACCTGCACGTCGAGTTCCGCACCCAGTACGGCGTCGCCAAGGCCGTCAACGGCGCGAACTTCCGGCTGGCCCCGGGCGAGTCCCTCGCCATCCTGGGCGAGTCCGGCTGCGGCAAGTCGGTGACCGCGCAGGCGATCATGGGCATCCTCGACACCCCGCCCGGCTACGTCACCCAGGGCGAGATCAACTACCGCGGCGTCGACCTGCTGAAGCTGAAGGAAGAGGACCGCCGCAAGGTCCGGGCCAACAAGATCGCGATGATCTTCCAGGACGCGCTCTCCGCGCTGAACCCGGTCTACACGGTCGGTTTCCAGCTCAGCGAGCTGTTCCGGAAGCACCGCGGGATGTCCCGGGCCGACGCCAAGAAGCGGTCCATCGACCTGCTGGAGCAGGTGAAGATCCCGGCGGCGCGGACCCGCGTCGACGACTACCCGCACCAGTTCTCGGGTGGTATGCGGCAGCGCGTCATGATCGCCATGGCGCTGGCGCTCGACCCCGAGGTGCTGATCGCCGACGAGCCCACCACGGCGCTCGACGTCACCGTGCAGGCGCAGATCATGGGCCTGCTCGCCGACCTGCAGCGGCAGCGCAACATGGGCCTGATCCTGATCACGCACGACATGGGCGTGGTCGCCGACGTGGCCGACCGGATCTCGGTGATGTACGCGGGCAAGGTGGTCGAGGAGGCGGGTGTCTACGACATCTACTCGCGGCCGGCGCACCCGTACACCAAGGCGCTCCTCGAGTCGATTCCCCGGCTCGACATGAAGGGTCAGCAGCTCAGCGTCATCCGGGGCCTGCCCCCGGCGCTGACCGACATCCCGCGTGGTTGCGCGTTCAACCCGCGGTGCGCGTACGCCCGGGACGCCTGCCGGCAGGATCCGCCGCCGCCGGCGTACGCCGTGGCCCCGCACCGCACGGCCCGCTGCCACTTCTTCCGGGAGGTCATCGGTGAGTGA
- the pcrA gene encoding DNA helicase PcrA yields the protein MFPLPTAAPPAPAPPPVRLAPRAPQARRSVDPESLLEGLNGPQRDAVTHAGGPLLIVAGAGSGKTRVLTHRIAYLLAKRDVHPGEIIAITFTNKAAGEMKERVAHLVGPRARLMWVSTFHSACVRILRAEHEHAGLKSTFSIYDADDSRRLMQMVARELDLDPKRYTARGLAAQVSNLKNELVDPEEFKQRAKGPNERAVAEAYELYQRRLKEAHALDFDDIIMAVVHLFQSHPLVAEAYRRRFRHVLVDEYQDTNHAQYTLIRELVGTEDPSELCVVGDADQSIYAFRGATIRNILEFERDYPDARTILLEQNYRSTQTILSAANAVIDRNTSRKPKRLWSDQGAGEQIVGYVADTEHAEADWVAREIDRLADRHEVRPGDVAVFYRTNNQSRVFEEVFIRVGLPYKVVGGVRFYERKEVRDALAYLRAIVNEDDTVSVRRVLNTPKRGIGDRAEACVEALSTRDRISFGQALRHARSAPGISTRAANSIADFVQLLDDLRELSLTAPPEEVLESVLQRSGLLSELEESLDPQDQGRVENLQELVSVAREYTERVESQQDEEDPEAPSATLAGFLEQVALVADADQIPTDDPDHQGVVTLMTLHTAKGLEFPVVFLTGLEDGVFPHMRAMSDNSELEEERRLAYVGITRARQRLYLSRAVTRSAWGQPQYNPPSRFTDELPAELVRWERTGGSYTSWSGTGGGVGGRGGGDRQRGGGFAGGTPKAQRIAERLGIDGSKLATASELKQTPKVAPGDRVNHQRYGLGRVVVVEGQGPGARAQIDFGDQVMWLILRHAPIEKI from the coding sequence CTGTTCCCGCTGCCCACGGCGGCCCCGCCGGCCCCGGCGCCGCCGCCGGTCCGGCTGGCCCCGCGGGCTCCGCAGGCACGCCGGTCGGTCGACCCGGAGTCGCTGCTGGAGGGGCTGAACGGCCCGCAGCGGGACGCGGTCACCCACGCCGGCGGCCCGCTGCTGATCGTGGCCGGCGCGGGCTCCGGCAAGACCCGGGTGCTCACCCACCGGATCGCCTACCTGCTGGCCAAGCGGGACGTGCACCCCGGCGAGATCATCGCGATCACGTTCACCAACAAGGCGGCCGGCGAGATGAAGGAGCGGGTGGCCCACCTGGTCGGCCCGCGCGCCCGGTTGATGTGGGTGTCGACCTTCCACTCGGCCTGTGTCCGGATCCTGCGCGCCGAGCACGAGCACGCCGGGCTGAAAAGCACCTTCTCGATCTACGACGCGGACGACTCCCGCCGGCTGATGCAGATGGTGGCCCGCGAGCTCGACCTGGACCCGAAGCGCTACACCGCCCGGGGCCTGGCCGCCCAGGTGTCGAACCTGAAGAACGAGCTGGTCGACCCGGAGGAGTTCAAGCAGCGGGCGAAAGGGCCGAACGAGCGGGCCGTCGCCGAGGCCTACGAGCTCTACCAGCGCCGGCTGAAAGAGGCGCACGCGCTGGACTTCGACGACATCATCATGGCCGTGGTGCACCTGTTCCAGTCGCACCCGCTGGTCGCCGAGGCCTACCGCCGGCGGTTCCGGCACGTCCTGGTCGACGAGTACCAGGACACCAACCACGCGCAGTACACGCTGATCCGTGAGCTGGTCGGCACCGAGGACCCGTCGGAGCTGTGCGTGGTCGGTGACGCCGACCAGTCGATCTACGCGTTCCGCGGCGCGACGATCCGCAACATCCTGGAGTTCGAGCGCGACTACCCGGACGCCCGGACCATCCTGCTGGAGCAGAACTACCGGTCCACCCAGACCATCCTCTCCGCGGCCAACGCGGTGATCGACCGGAACACCTCGCGCAAGCCCAAGCGGCTCTGGAGCGACCAGGGCGCCGGCGAGCAGATCGTCGGCTACGTGGCGGACACCGAGCACGCCGAGGCGGACTGGGTGGCCCGGGAGATCGACCGGCTCGCCGACCGGCACGAGGTGCGCCCCGGCGACGTGGCGGTCTTCTACCGCACCAACAACCAGTCCCGGGTGTTCGAGGAGGTGTTCATCCGGGTCGGCCTGCCCTACAAGGTGGTCGGCGGGGTGCGCTTCTACGAGCGCAAGGAGGTCCGCGACGCGCTGGCCTACCTGCGCGCGATCGTGAACGAGGACGACACGGTCAGCGTCCGCCGGGTGCTGAACACGCCGAAACGCGGGATCGGCGACCGGGCCGAGGCGTGCGTGGAGGCGCTGTCGACCCGGGACCGGATCTCGTTCGGCCAGGCGCTGCGGCACGCCCGGTCCGCGCCCGGCATCTCCACCCGGGCGGCCAACAGCATCGCCGACTTCGTGCAGCTGCTCGACGACCTGCGGGAGCTGTCGCTGACCGCCCCGCCGGAGGAGGTGCTGGAGTCGGTGCTGCAGCGTTCCGGCCTGCTCAGCGAGCTGGAGGAGAGCCTCGACCCGCAGGACCAGGGCCGGGTGGAGAACCTGCAGGAGCTGGTCAGCGTCGCCCGGGAGTACACCGAGCGGGTGGAGTCGCAGCAGGACGAGGAGGACCCGGAGGCCCCGTCCGCCACGCTGGCCGGCTTCCTGGAGCAGGTGGCCCTGGTCGCCGACGCCGACCAGATCCCCACCGACGACCCCGACCACCAGGGTGTGGTCACCCTGATGACCCTGCACACCGCGAAAGGCCTGGAGTTCCCGGTGGTCTTCCTGACCGGCCTGGAGGACGGCGTCTTCCCGCACATGCGGGCGATGTCGGACAACTCGGAGCTGGAGGAGGAGCGCCGGCTGGCCTATGTCGGGATCACCCGGGCCCGGCAGCGGCTCTACCTGTCCCGGGCGGTGACCCGGTCGGCGTGGGGCCAGCCGCAGTACAACCCGCCGTCCCGGTTCACCGACGAGCTGCCGGCCGAGCTGGTCCGCTGGGAGCGCACCGGCGGGTCGTACACGTCCTGGTCGGGCACCGGTGGCGGGGTGGGCGGCCGCGGCGGCGGGGACCGGCAGCGCGGCGGCGGCTTCGCCGGGGGCACGCCCAAGGCGCAGCGCATCGCCGAGCGGCTCGGCATCGACGGCAGCAAGCTGGCCACCGCCAGCGAGCTCAAGCAGACGCCGAAGGTGGCGCCCGGCGACCGGGTCAACCACCAGCGCTACGGGCTCGGCCGGGTGGTCGTGGTGGAGGGCCAGGGCCCGGGCGCTCGCGCCCAGATCGACTTCGGCGACCAGGTGATGTGGCTGATCCTGCGGCACGCCCCGATCGAGAAGATCTAG
- a CDS encoding chorismate mutase: MGAAASPGAATSPGAAASPGAALDQSTGAAKPLAADEIRGMRERIDEIDQAIIDLWQERSRLSQEVGKTRMASGGTRLVLAREREIVERFRTALGPDGTQVALLLLRSGRGPL; this comes from the coding sequence CTGGGCGCTGCTGCCTCCCCGGGCGCCGCTACTTCCCCGGGCGCTGCTGCCTCCCCGGGCGCCGCGCTTGACCAGTCCACCGGCGCCGCCAAGCCGCTGGCCGCCGACGAGATCCGCGGCATGCGGGAGCGGATCGACGAGATCGACCAGGCCATCATCGACCTCTGGCAGGAGCGCTCCCGCCTCTCCCAGGAGGTCGGCAAGACCCGGATGGCCTCCGGCGGCACCCGCCTGGTCCTGGCCCGCGAGCGCGAGATCGTCGAGCGCTTCCGCACCGCCCTCGGCCCGGACGGCACCCAGGTCGCCCTCCTCCTGCTCCGCTCCGGCCGCGGCCCCCTGTAG
- a CDS encoding IS110 family transposase: protein MWFCRDDGKVNGYMGQLIIGVDPHKRSATIEIINEREQVLARGRYGTDTGGYQQMLAAGRRHAGRVWAVEGCNGIGRHLAQRLVADGETVLDVPAKLAAKARNFDTGHGRKTDGHDAHHIAVTALRTPGLRRVHADGATVALRLLADRRDQLGVARTETINRLHQLLLELIPGGAKKNLTTDQARTLLERVSVPAGDIVTATRYQLAGDLADELTTLDTKIKAANRQLKTVLAATGTQLTSLNGIGPSGAARLLGDIGDISRFPTRGHFATWNGTAPIDVSSGDNHHHRLNRAGNRRINRVLHIMAITQLRFDTPGRAYYQRKRAEGKTAMEAMRALKRRLSDTVYRQMIKDDHTAQQTATGPGGHTGATLNSSAADPNPKIDTSEKSQPGPANHHPKTPLTPTP, encoded by the coding sequence GTGTGGTTCTGCCGCGACGACGGGAAGGTCAACGGGTACATGGGTCAGCTGATCATTGGAGTCGATCCGCACAAGCGGTCCGCGACGATCGAGATCATCAACGAGCGTGAACAGGTGCTGGCCCGTGGCAGGTACGGCACCGACACCGGTGGCTACCAGCAGATGCTCGCCGCCGGCCGCCGTCACGCCGGCCGGGTGTGGGCGGTCGAGGGCTGTAACGGCATCGGCCGGCACCTGGCCCAGCGGCTGGTCGCCGACGGCGAAACCGTGCTGGACGTCCCGGCGAAACTCGCCGCGAAAGCCCGCAACTTTGACACCGGGCACGGCCGTAAAACCGACGGTCACGACGCGCACCACATCGCGGTGACCGCCCTGCGCACCCCGGGCCTGCGCCGCGTTCACGCCGACGGCGCCACCGTCGCGCTGCGGCTGCTGGCCGACCGCCGCGACCAGCTCGGTGTCGCCCGCACCGAGACCATCAACCGGCTGCACCAGCTACTGCTCGAACTGATCCCCGGCGGCGCGAAGAAGAACCTGACCACCGACCAGGCCCGCACCCTGCTCGAACGCGTCAGCGTCCCGGCCGGCGACATCGTCACCGCCACCCGCTATCAGCTGGCCGGCGACCTGGCCGACGAGCTCACCACCCTGGACACCAAGATCAAAGCAGCCAACCGGCAGCTGAAGACCGTGCTGGCCGCCACCGGCACCCAGCTGACCAGCCTCAACGGCATCGGCCCCTCCGGCGCCGCCCGCCTGCTCGGCGACATCGGCGACATCAGCCGCTTCCCGACCCGCGGGCACTTCGCCACCTGGAACGGCACCGCCCCCATCGACGTGTCCTCCGGCGACAACCATCATCACCGGCTCAACCGGGCCGGGAACCGGCGCATCAACCGGGTCCTGCACATCATGGCCATCACCCAGCTCCGCTTCGACACCCCCGGCCGCGCCTACTACCAGCGCAAACGCGCCGAAGGCAAAACCGCGATGGAAGCCATGCGAGCGTTGAAACGACGCCTGTCCGACACCGTCTACCGCCAAATGATCAAAGACGACCACACGGCACAACAGACAGCGACGGGTCCGGGAGGACACACGGGGGCGACTCTGAACTCCAGCGCGGCCGACCCAAACCCCAAGATCGACACTTCGGAAAAGTCACAACCCGGACCCGCCAACCACCACCCTAAAACACCCCTCACACCAACCCCTTGA
- a CDS encoding ABC transporter ATP-binding protein yields the protein MSDVVLETKGLVKHFPITQGIVFKSKVGAVRAVDGVDIHLRRGETLGVVGESGCGKSTLAKLLVGLEKPTAGSINVRGQDMVKLKGSALRRARRNIQMVLQDPYTSLNPRMTVGDIIGEPFTIHPEAVPKNGRQRAVQDLLDTVGLNPDHINRYPHQFSGGQRQRIGIARALALKPEIIVCDEPVSALDVSIQAQVINLLERLQNEFGLSYIFIAHDLSVVRHISDRVAVMYLGKVIETGHDQAIYEQPTHPYTQALLSAVPVPDPRLRGQRDQIVLEGDVPSPANPPSGCRFRTRCWKAQEICAQQEPLLQIRDRSPHPSACHFAEIRDVVHGR from the coding sequence GTGAGTGACGTCGTCCTCGAGACCAAGGGTCTGGTCAAGCACTTCCCGATCACCCAGGGCATCGTCTTCAAGAGCAAGGTCGGCGCGGTCCGGGCGGTCGACGGGGTCGACATCCACCTGCGCCGGGGCGAGACCCTGGGCGTCGTCGGCGAGTCCGGCTGTGGCAAGTCGACCCTGGCCAAGCTGCTGGTCGGCCTGGAGAAGCCGACCGCCGGCTCGATCAACGTCCGCGGTCAGGACATGGTGAAGCTGAAGGGGTCGGCGCTGCGCCGGGCCCGGCGGAACATCCAGATGGTGCTGCAGGACCCGTACACGTCGCTGAACCCGCGCATGACGGTCGGCGACATCATCGGGGAGCCGTTCACGATCCACCCCGAGGCGGTGCCGAAGAACGGCCGGCAGCGCGCGGTGCAGGACCTGCTGGACACGGTCGGTCTCAACCCCGACCACATCAACCGGTACCCGCACCAGTTCTCCGGCGGTCAGCGCCAGCGCATCGGCATCGCCCGGGCGCTCGCGCTCAAGCCCGAGATCATCGTCTGTGACGAGCCGGTGTCGGCGCTCGACGTGTCCATCCAGGCCCAGGTGATCAACCTGCTGGAGCGGCTGCAGAACGAGTTCGGCCTGTCGTACATCTTCATCGCGCACGACCTGTCGGTGGTCCGGCACATCTCCGACCGGGTCGCCGTGATGTACCTCGGCAAGGTCATCGAGACGGGCCACGACCAGGCGATCTACGAGCAGCCGACGCACCCGTACACGCAGGCGCTGCTCTCCGCGGTCCCGGTCCCGGACCCGCGCCTGCGCGGCCAGCGCGACCAGATCGTGCTGGAGGGCGACGTCCCGTCCCCGGCCAACCCGCCGTCGGGTTGCCGGTTCCGCACCCGGTGCTGGAAGGCCCAGGAGATCTGCGCCCAGCAGGAGCCCCTGCTGCAGATCCGCGACCGCTCCCCGCACCCCAGCGCGTGCCACTTCGCGGAGATCCGCGACGTGGTCCACGGCCGCTGA
- a CDS encoding bifunctional metallophosphatase/5'-nucleotidase — MPSALRRRVAVPAVALAVAGTLTALPTARPAAAAPPAEFAPVTAAYGATTGGSLVKGQFLSYNDFHGAIDPPTGSGAVVNASGTSTPAGGVEYLATYLKRLRAEAKQEGRVTTTVGAGDLIGATPLVSAAFHDEPTIELMNTVGLQVSSVGNHEFDEGVDELIRMQRGGCHPVDGCQDGDGFGGAEFSYLAANTIDNKTGKPILPPVDIRFVGGVPVGFIGMTLEGTAGIVNPAGIKNVHFTDEVATANKWSRVLKLFGVKAQVLLLHEGGSQGTATPTPGVSDCVNFSGAVVPIVAGLNPEISIVVSGHTHRFYSCKLPNSAGKDTVVTSAGTNGQLITDIDYALDRRTGRFAEITAKNVIVENGVPDGNGGWKKDASGAYLKNPDTVDPAAKQVADKYRTAVAPIANKLVGAITGDIVRTNNAAGESPLGDVIADAQLRYTTGAGAQLALMNPGGIRADLDADQSSGGEAYGQVTYGEAFTVQPFNNLVTTEPLTGAQLKEALEQQFAGYQGQTTTKILQVSAGFTYTWSASAPLGAKVSNLALNGTPIDPAATYQVTMNNFLANGGDGFSKLVVDPSLVVTAPGFDVDALTAYLGTGTIPPGPANRITTIP; from the coding sequence ATGCCATCCGCACTGCGGCGGCGCGTCGCCGTACCAGCGGTCGCGCTGGCTGTCGCCGGCACGCTCACCGCCCTGCCCACCGCCCGGCCCGCGGCCGCCGCGCCGCCCGCCGAGTTCGCCCCGGTGACCGCCGCGTACGGCGCGACCACCGGCGGCTCGCTGGTGAAGGGCCAGTTCCTCAGCTACAACGACTTCCACGGCGCGATCGACCCGCCGACCGGCAGCGGCGCGGTGGTCAACGCCAGCGGCACCAGCACCCCGGCCGGCGGTGTGGAATACCTCGCGACGTACCTGAAGAGGTTGCGCGCCGAGGCGAAGCAGGAGGGCCGGGTAACCACCACGGTCGGCGCCGGCGACCTGATCGGGGCCACCCCGCTGGTCAGCGCGGCGTTCCACGACGAGCCGACGATCGAGCTGATGAACACGGTCGGCCTGCAGGTCAGCTCGGTGGGCAACCACGAGTTCGACGAGGGCGTGGACGAGCTGATCCGGATGCAGCGCGGCGGCTGCCACCCGGTCGACGGCTGCCAGGACGGCGACGGCTTCGGCGGCGCCGAGTTCAGCTATCTGGCCGCGAACACCATCGACAACAAGACCGGCAAGCCGATCCTGCCGCCGGTCGACATCCGGTTCGTCGGCGGCGTGCCGGTCGGCTTCATCGGCATGACCCTGGAGGGCACGGCCGGCATCGTGAACCCGGCCGGGATCAAGAACGTGCACTTCACCGACGAGGTGGCGACCGCGAACAAGTGGAGCCGGGTGCTCAAGCTGTTCGGGGTCAAGGCCCAGGTGCTGCTGCTGCACGAGGGCGGCTCGCAGGGCACGGCCACGCCCACCCCGGGCGTCTCCGACTGCGTGAACTTCTCCGGCGCGGTGGTGCCGATCGTGGCCGGGCTGAACCCGGAGATCAGCATCGTGGTGTCCGGGCACACCCACCGGTTCTACTCCTGCAAGCTGCCGAACTCGGCCGGCAAGGACACCGTGGTGACCAGCGCCGGCACCAACGGCCAGCTGATCACCGACATCGACTACGCGCTGGACCGGCGCACCGGCCGGTTCGCCGAGATCACCGCGAAGAACGTGATCGTGGAGAACGGCGTGCCGGACGGCAACGGCGGCTGGAAGAAGGACGCGTCCGGCGCCTACCTGAAGAACCCGGACACCGTCGACCCGGCCGCGAAGCAGGTCGCCGACAAGTACCGCACCGCGGTCGCCCCGATCGCCAACAAGCTGGTCGGCGCGATCACCGGCGACATCGTGCGGACGAACAACGCGGCCGGCGAGAGCCCGCTCGGCGACGTGATCGCCGACGCCCAGCTGCGGTACACGACCGGCGCCGGGGCCCAGCTCGCGCTGATGAACCCGGGCGGCATCCGCGCCGACCTGGACGCCGACCAGTCGTCCGGCGGCGAGGCCTACGGCCAGGTCACCTACGGCGAGGCGTTCACCGTCCAGCCGTTCAACAACCTGGTCACCACCGAGCCGCTCACCGGCGCCCAGCTCAAGGAGGCCCTGGAGCAGCAGTTCGCCGGCTACCAGGGGCAGACCACCACGAAGATCCTGCAGGTCTCGGCGGGCTTCACCTACACCTGGAGCGCCTCGGCCCCGCTCGGCGCCAAGGTCAGCAACCTGGCGCTGAACGGCACCCCGATCGACCCGGCCGCCACCTACCAGGTCACCATGAACAACTTCCTGGCCAACGGCGGTGACGGCTTCAGCAAGCTGGTCGTCGACCCGTCGCTGGTGGTGACCGCGCCCGGCTTCGACGTGGACGCGCTCACCGCGTACCTCGGCACCGGCACCATCCCGCCGGGCCCGGCCAACCGGATCACCACGATCCCCTGA